One genomic window of Bradyrhizobium sp. CCGE-LA001 includes the following:
- a CDS encoding DUF3147 family protein → MLIKLSTSALKQTHWYEYAVRFVLGGLATVATGLIGSHFGIAIGGLFLALPAIFCASATLIESHERRAKEKAGLSGRRRGQQAAALDAAGAGLGSMGLAAFAATFYILVSTSIIGAFAAAILAWALVSVSSWWMRRKLRTTSGHAPAQHGARSARS, encoded by the coding sequence ATGCTGATCAAGCTGTCGACATCCGCGCTCAAGCAGACGCATTGGTACGAATACGCGGTGCGTTTCGTTCTCGGCGGCCTCGCGACTGTCGCGACAGGACTCATCGGCAGCCATTTCGGCATCGCGATCGGAGGCCTCTTTCTCGCCCTTCCCGCGATCTTCTGCGCCAGCGCGACGCTGATCGAAAGCCATGAGCGCCGCGCCAAGGAGAAAGCCGGCCTCAGCGGGCGAAGACGCGGACAACAGGCCGCGGCATTGGACGCAGCGGGCGCCGGCCTCGGAAGCATGGGCCTCGCAGCGTTCGCGGCGACGTTCTATATCCTGGTATCGACGAGCATCATCGGAGCCTTCGCCGCCGCCATCCTGGCCTGGGCCCTGGTGTCCGTGTCGTCATGGTGGATGCGGCGGAAGCTTCGCACTACCTCAGGCCACGCGCCGGCCCAACATGGGGCACGATCAGCGCGGAGCTGA
- a CDS encoding DUF3147 family protein gives MTEYLVRFVAGGLIVSMFAIVGDMLKPKSFGGLLGAAPSVALATLGIAVVQHGPHYAAAESWTMIYGAVALGCYSVVVCHLLMRFRLGALPATILAFVVWLAVAFSLLAGFGGTA, from the coding sequence ATGACGGAGTATCTCGTGCGTTTCGTTGCCGGTGGCCTGATCGTCTCCATGTTCGCGATCGTCGGGGACATGCTGAAGCCCAAGAGCTTTGGCGGGCTGCTCGGCGCCGCGCCCTCGGTCGCTCTCGCCACACTTGGCATTGCGGTCGTTCAGCACGGCCCGCACTATGCCGCGGCCGAGAGCTGGACCATGATCTATGGCGCGGTCGCCCTCGGCTGCTACAGCGTCGTCGTCTGCCATCTTCTGATGAGATTTCGTCTCGGAGCGCTGCCGGCGACCATCCTTGCATTTGTCGTTTGGCTTGCCGTCGCCTTCAGCCTGCTCGCCGGTTTCGGAGGGACCGCCTGA
- a CDS encoding phosphatase PAP2 family protein, translating to MALVTVKPTRMDTAIADEIAHNTNSGLEQAAQAMTWGADEHVLVALATVGWLYTRMRKPEKRRIADHVLIVSVATAVLPHILKSLFDQTRPDRLTASGHRRSVPYSGQPHDAFPSGHAVHMGALASAAGLLPPAPRRLVRATAVTLCLTRVALLAHWASDVVAGFTLGVIVERAFRPFTLAGSRQRARP from the coding sequence ATGGCTCTCGTAACCGTCAAACCCACGCGGATGGACACGGCGATCGCAGACGAGATCGCACACAACACCAACTCGGGGCTCGAGCAGGCCGCCCAGGCAATGACTTGGGGCGCCGACGAGCATGTGCTCGTCGCGCTGGCAACGGTGGGATGGCTCTACACCCGAATGCGCAAGCCGGAGAAGCGTCGGATCGCCGATCATGTCCTGATCGTATCGGTGGCCACAGCCGTGCTGCCGCATATCCTGAAGTCCCTGTTCGACCAGACGAGGCCGGACCGGCTGACGGCGAGCGGACACCGGCGCAGCGTTCCCTATTCGGGGCAACCTCACGATGCCTTCCCTTCAGGTCACGCCGTGCACATGGGCGCTCTCGCCTCGGCCGCCGGCCTGTTGCCGCCGGCTCCGCGCCGCCTGGTCCGCGCCACGGCCGTGACATTGTGCTTGACGCGCGTGGCGCTGCTCGCGCATTGGGCCAGCGATGTGGTGGCAGGCTTCACTCTCGGCGTGATCGTCGAGCGAGCCTTCAGGCCGTTCACGCTAGCAGGGTCGCGGCAGCGGGCACGGCCATGA